From Carya illinoinensis cultivar Pawnee chromosome 5, C.illinoinensisPawnee_v1, whole genome shotgun sequence, one genomic window encodes:
- the LOC122311391 gene encoding uncharacterized protein LOC122311391 isoform X2, with amino-acid sequence MALPIGKLTILVGAGIVGSVLAKEGRMSTVSDFVSGAFKIVLKQIKQDDSSPPVNKPRNDSLMAQVNSLRQELQMLASNRPITIVTASQRGATRYGVIIIVVVLGYGYVWWKGWKLPDMMFASRRSLSDACNSIAKQLESVYSSISATKRGLSSRMDVMDSTLDECAAITSETQQDVSELRKKTDFVGVDVINIQEAVQTLETKISRIEGKQDLTNEGVRRLCGYAWSMQNSRTTESIQVVSSSSLRPALEPPPVTPSSRSGSLPPALSPDPPSPSDSSVSSQVKRPLQNAVSLPVVQDIDGITEVVDAARSHEVSNGIQAPKGTDNGTSSSSLFGLRLPGISASFLTRTFSATNAVPQQRQFK; translated from the exons ATGGCGCTCCCTATTGGGAAGTTGACCATCCTTGTTGGTGCAG GTATTGTTGGTTCGGTACTTGCAAAAGAAGGACGTATGTCAACTGTCTCTGATTTTGTCTCGGGTGCTTTTAAG ATTGTTTTGAAGCAAATTAAACAAGATGATTCTTCTCCGCCAGTTAATAAGCCACGCAATGACTCTCTAATGGCTCAG GTTAACAGCCTGCGGCAGGAGTTGCAAATGTTGGCATCAAACAGACCCATTACAATTGTAACTGCAAGTCAAAGAG GTGCTACCAGATATGGTGTTATTATCATTGTGGTAGTTCTAGGATATGGCTATGTCTGGTGGAAG GGCTGGAAACTGCCTGATATGATGTTTGCATCAAGGCGTAGTTTATCTGATGCTTGCAATTCCATAGCTAAACAGCTTGAGAGTGTTTATTCATCAATCTCG GCCACTAAGAGGGGACTATCCTCAAGAATGGATGTCATGGATTCTACTTTGGATGAATGCGCAGCAATTACTTCTGAAACACAACAGGAT GTCTCTGAGCTACGAAAAAAAACGGATTTTGTTGGTGTAGATGTCATAAATATTCAAGAAGCAGTCCAGACCCTA GAAACCAAGATCAGTAGAATAGAAGGGAAGCAG GATCTTACAAATGAAGGAGTAAGGAGGTTGTGCGGTTACGCCTGGAGCATGCAAAATAGCAGAACCACGGAAAGTATTCAG GTGGTGTCATCCAGTTCGTTAAGACCAGCTCTTGAACCACCACCAGTTACACCTTCGTCAAGG TCCGGATCTTTGCCTCCTGCATTATCTCCCGATCCTCCGTCTCCCTCAGATTCCAGTGTATCTAGCCAG GTTAAACGACCCTTGCAGAATGCTGTCTCATTGCCTGTTGTTCAG GACATTGATGGAATTACAGAAGTGGTTGATGCCGCAAGAAGTCATGAGGTTTCTAATGGGATTCAAGCTCCCAAAGGCACAGATAATGGCACTTCGAGCTCCAGTCTGTTTGGGCTGAGGCTTCCTGGTATCAGCGCTTCATTTCTAACTAGAACGTTCAGTGCAACAAATGCTGTGCCACAACAAAGACAGTTCAAATAG
- the LOC122311391 gene encoding uncharacterized protein LOC122311391 isoform X1 has product MALPIGKLTILVGAGIVGSVLAKEGRMSTVSDFVSGAFKIVLKQIKQDDSSPPVNKPRNDSLMAQVNSLRQELQMLASNRPITIVTASQRGATRYGVIIIVVVLGYGYVWWKGWKLPDMMFASRRSLSDACNSIAKQLESVYSSISATKRGLSSRMDVMDSTLDECAAITSETQQDVSELRKKTDFVGVDVINIQEAVQTLETKISRIEGKQDLTNEGVRRLCGYAWSMQNSRTTESIQASPSSSSRPALEPPATPRVVSSSSLRPALEPPPVTPSSRSGSLPPALSPDPPSPSDSSVSSQVKRPLQNAVSLPVVQDIDGITEVVDAARSHEVSNGIQAPKGTDNGTSSSSLFGLRLPGISASFLTRTFSATNAVPQQRQFK; this is encoded by the exons ATGGCGCTCCCTATTGGGAAGTTGACCATCCTTGTTGGTGCAG GTATTGTTGGTTCGGTACTTGCAAAAGAAGGACGTATGTCAACTGTCTCTGATTTTGTCTCGGGTGCTTTTAAG ATTGTTTTGAAGCAAATTAAACAAGATGATTCTTCTCCGCCAGTTAATAAGCCACGCAATGACTCTCTAATGGCTCAG GTTAACAGCCTGCGGCAGGAGTTGCAAATGTTGGCATCAAACAGACCCATTACAATTGTAACTGCAAGTCAAAGAG GTGCTACCAGATATGGTGTTATTATCATTGTGGTAGTTCTAGGATATGGCTATGTCTGGTGGAAG GGCTGGAAACTGCCTGATATGATGTTTGCATCAAGGCGTAGTTTATCTGATGCTTGCAATTCCATAGCTAAACAGCTTGAGAGTGTTTATTCATCAATCTCG GCCACTAAGAGGGGACTATCCTCAAGAATGGATGTCATGGATTCTACTTTGGATGAATGCGCAGCAATTACTTCTGAAACACAACAGGAT GTCTCTGAGCTACGAAAAAAAACGGATTTTGTTGGTGTAGATGTCATAAATATTCAAGAAGCAGTCCAGACCCTA GAAACCAAGATCAGTAGAATAGAAGGGAAGCAG GATCTTACAAATGAAGGAGTAAGGAGGTTGTGCGGTTACGCCTGGAGCATGCAAAATAGCAGAACCACGGAAAGTATTCAG GCATCGCCTTCAAGTTCCTCCAGGCCAGCTCTTGAACCACCAGCCACTCCAAGG GTGGTGTCATCCAGTTCGTTAAGACCAGCTCTTGAACCACCACCAGTTACACCTTCGTCAAGG TCCGGATCTTTGCCTCCTGCATTATCTCCCGATCCTCCGTCTCCCTCAGATTCCAGTGTATCTAGCCAG GTTAAACGACCCTTGCAGAATGCTGTCTCATTGCCTGTTGTTCAG GACATTGATGGAATTACAGAAGTGGTTGATGCCGCAAGAAGTCATGAGGTTTCTAATGGGATTCAAGCTCCCAAAGGCACAGATAATGGCACTTCGAGCTCCAGTCTGTTTGGGCTGAGGCTTCCTGGTATCAGCGCTTCATTTCTAACTAGAACGTTCAGTGCAACAAATGCTGTGCCACAACAAAGACAGTTCAAATAG